The genomic region CCCGAAGCTGCTGCCGTTCAGGAACAGCTGCACCGTCTCCCACTGGCCGACGGCGAACAACCCGACGAACAGGCCGATCACCACGGGCACGCCGATGCCGACCAGGCGCAGCCGCGCCATCACCGCGGTGCGGTAGCGCGCGACCGGGTCGTTGGGTCCGCTGGTCGGCACGAACACCGGGCGGGTGCGATAGGCCAGTGCCAGCCCGGCGAACAGGATCAGGCCGACCACCAGGGACACCACGAAGAACAGGATGATCTGGGTGAAGATCACGGTCGTGAAGACCGACCGGTAGCCGAGTTCCCCGAACCACAGCCAGTCGACGTAGGTGTCGATCAACCGTGGCCCGATCAACAACAGCAGCACGGCGACAACGCCTGCCCCGATGAGAACTCGGCTACGTCGTGTCAGCTTCGGCATTCGTGCCGCGGGCCGCATACCCACTCGTCGACTCCAGTCTTACTTACGTTTTCAACCACGCCGGAACCCGACGTGCCCCAACTCTACGCAACCGCCGATCGGCGTTGAGCTAGCAACGGGGACGTTCGCCACCGGCGGAAAGCGTCTTGAGCGCGTCCACCGCCGTCGTCAGCGTGTCCACCTTCACCAGTTCAAGGCCGTCCTGCGGCGCGGTCTTGGCTTCTTCACAGTTGTCGGCGGGCACCAGGAACACGGTAGCCCCGGCCTCCCGCGCCGCCAGCATCTTGTGCGTGATGCCGCCGATCGAACCGACTTCGCCGTCACCGGTGATGGTGCCCGAGCCCGCGACGAAGCGACCGTCGTTGAGGTCACCGGTGGTCAGTTTGTCGACCACGGCCAGGGAGAACATCAGACCCGCCGACGGGCCACCGATGTTGGCGAGGTTGAAGTCGATGGAGAACGGCGCCCAAGGAGCATCGAGCACCCCGATCCCGAGGTAGCCCTGATCGCGGTCGGGATGCTTGCCCAGCGTGATGGTCGCGACGCCGGGCGGACCGTCCTTGCGGCGGTAGTCGAGCACCACTTCGTCACCGGGTTGGGTGTCCTTGAGCAGTGCCTGGAACTGCTCGAGGGTGGCCACCGGCTTACCGTTCACGGCGTCGATGGCATCACCGGCCTGCAACTTGCCCGCCGAGGGCCCGTCGTCGTTGACGTTCTCCACCGTCACGGACATCGGGTAGTCGAGGTACATCAGCGCGGCGTACTCGGCGCTGCGCTCGGAGTCGCGGAAGTCGGTGGTGTTGGCCTCGTCGATCTCCTCGCGCGTCTTGTCCGGCGGGTACACCAGATCGCGCGGCACCAACTGCTCGCGGCCCGACAGCCACAACGCCATCGCCTGACCCAGTGTCAGATCGCTGTGCTGCGACACCGTGGTCATGTTCAGATGACCCGAGGTCGGATACACGTCGGCGCCCTCGATGTCGACGACTTCTTTGCCCTCGACCTCGCCCAGCGTGTTGAACGTCGGCCCCGGCCCCAGCGAGACGTAGGGCACCGTCACGACCGACACCAGCACCCCGAACACCAGGATGGGGACCAGCGCGACGACCAACGTCAGTATCCGCCTGTTCACGCCGCCCAATGTAGAGGTTGGGGCGCACGTGCCCCCGCGCGCGAGACCTGCATCACGGCGGTGCGACGGCTCGATCGGCGCGCGAGGCCGCCGGTCCTTCCCCAGGTTCGCTGTCGGCGTGACCTGCCCGACCACACCCTCTGGCGCCGATGAGTACGGTTGAAGGCATGCCTGACGTGCCTTTCGGTTTCTCCCCAGGAGACGACCCCGAGCGCGACAAGCGCAAGAAGGACCCCGAGTCGGGCTCGGGCGCGGACCCGTTCAGCTCCGGCTTCGGGCCCGGCGGATCCGAGTTCGACATCTCCCAGCTCGGGCAGATCTTCACCCGGCTCGGCGAGATGTTCAGCGGCGCAGGCAACGTGATGGCCGGCGGCACGCAGTCCGGCCCCGTCAACTACGACCTGGCCCGGCAGCTCGCGTCGAGCC from Mycobacterium sp. IDR2000157661 harbors:
- a CDS encoding YlbL family protein, translating into MNRRILTLVVALVPILVFGVLVSVVTVPYVSLGPGPTFNTLGEVEGKEVVDIEGADVYPTSGHLNMTTVSQHSDLTLGQAMALWLSGREQLVPRDLVYPPDKTREEIDEANTTDFRDSERSAEYAALMYLDYPMSVTVENVNDDGPSAGKLQAGDAIDAVNGKPVATLEQFQALLKDTQPGDEVVLDYRRKDGPPGVATITLGKHPDRDQGYLGIGVLDAPWAPFSIDFNLANIGGPSAGLMFSLAVVDKLTTGDLNDGRFVAGSGTITGDGEVGSIGGITHKMLAAREAGATVFLVPADNCEEAKTAPQDGLELVKVDTLTTAVDALKTLSAGGERPRC